Within the Mucilaginibacter sp. CSA2-8R genome, the region TAACACCGGTGCACGCCACAACGATAACAGATTAATATTGCTTGATGAACCTAACCTGAGCATGATGCCAAGTGTAAGCAACCGCACGGCTATTACCAATACCGAAAGCCAAACAATAGACAATGGATAGATGAAAAGCACAGCGCTAACCAACAGCCGCAAAAAGCCGTCAACCATCAATACAATAGCCGATTTGCGTTGCTCGCCTTCGGCTACGTTGAGTGTTTTTATGGCGTTGATAAAGTTATCAAATACGATGTTAGTACCTAACACTACACATAATACCCTGATTTGCTCATCCTGGTAAAGCACAAGTGCCACCACCATATTTATGAGCATAAATACCATGCCCATGCCGGCCTGTAGTTTTAAAAATTTGTTTGTAAAAAAACGCTTATCATGTTCGAGTGCATACTGCCTGATAAACCATTGCCCCAGGCCCATTGATGAGAAAGAAGCGACAATCTGGTAAACAGTATTGGCTACCAAAAAACGGCCAAATACCGCAGGCTGGTAACGACGTGCCATGATAGCAAAAAAGAGGCTGACAAATAGCACCTGTAAAACACTGGCTATAACACCCCAGGCACCATTCTTAACGAGTGATGACTTTTGTTCTTCTTGAGCAGTTTCAGGCAGAGGCGGATTCATTGTAATCCTTTTGCGGATAGGCAACAATTAACACAATCATGCAGGTTACCATAATAAGCAGCCGGTAATCGGTAATAGAGTAAACACTATAAAACGGCACCATCCAACTGAGCAATACAGCAATGAGCAATACTACCCGGCGGTCGTATAAGTTAGTAAAAAAATAAATTAGTCCTTTTACAACAGGGACTACTAAATATAATGCAAATGCGGCAAAACCTATATAGCCTAACTCTACCAGTATTTTTAAATAACCGTTTTCGGGCTGGGTAAAATACAGCAGTTCCTGGTTTTCAAGTTCCAGGTACTGGTCCTGGTCGTGGCGCATAATGTAATTCTGATAATTGTTCCAGCCGATGCCTAACATCGGATGCTTTTTGGCAATGTTTAGTGCATCACGCCAAATAGAAGCCCGGTAAGAGTAGTCATCGTTAATACGGCTTGCACGCTCAAATATACCTGATTTAGGCGACAGCACCAGGTAGGCAATCGCGCCTATAGTAATGATAGTTATACCGTATACACGATACTGCCCTGATCCGATCATTATAACCAAAACGAGGCCTAAGCCAAAACCGGCTAAAGCGGCACGGCTGCCTGCCAGCAAAATACCGGCTATAGCCAATGCAAATACCAGGTAGTTTAACATTGCCATTTTTTTGGTTGTATCTTTTTCTAAAAATAAGAAAAGGAAACTCCCCATGGCTAAAAACTGCCCGCTGGCTTGTGAGTCGAAGAAAACACCGGGATAGCGTACAGTATGAAAAACCGGGTCGATGGTGTTAGGTCCTAATACCGGATAAAAAGTAAACCTTAAGCCAACAATCGTTTGTATAAACAAAACGGATAATGCAACAACATAGCTTATTTTTAGTGCATTAATGGCCTTGATGTAAAAGCGGTCATCTTTATAAAATTCGGTAAGCAAAAACCGGCCGAATATAAAGATGGGTAACATCCTGATTACGTTAAAATAGGTTTTAGCAGGAAACTCAGAGGCTAAACCACCGATGAGCAAAATGATTACGATAACCAGGAAGAGGAAAAAATAAAAGTTATTATGCGTGTTTAAGTTCACCATAATAAACTCTTTGAGCAAAAAAATTAAGCAATAAAGGCAGATGATGTCAAAGGTTTTAAAACCGCCCCACGCCTCTTTAGTCACTTTTAAATCCATTAAGGGTAAAAACGCCAGTACAAACAGCATGCAAGACTGGACGTTATTACCTCTAAAAAAAATATTAGCAAAGAAAAGCAGCAAGGTTATCCCCGGTAGGATAAATATAAGTTTATCTGCCATTTAGTGATACAAAAGGTTGGTCATAAAAAATCGGTAGTATATTATACTAAGCAATGCGCCAAGCCTTTACTAATTAAAACCGGGTTAAAAAGCGTTTTAATTTTACGTCGAAACCAACTTTTTTCTTTTCAGAATAATAGCTGTTGTCGTAGCTGTAACCATAACCGTATTTGTCTTTACGGATACCGTTAAACACGATGTTGATATTTGGCAATTTATCGCCCTCACTAATTTCCTGGATGAATGCTAATTCATCTTTTTTAGTGTATCCCTGTCTAACCATGTACAGGCAAATATCGGCCTGTTTGCCAATAATCATGGAGTCGGTTACCAGGTGCAGCGGCGGAGTATCGATAATTACATCATCATAGCGATCTCTTAACTCAGAAATCAATTCTGCTAATCGATCACCTTCCAGCAATTCGGATGGTTCTGTTGATATTTCACCACAGGCAATAATATCCAGATTCTCGATACCGGATGGTTGTATGATGCTATCTAATGATGATATTCTACCTTGTAAATATTCGGTAATACCCGGACGGCCCGGCTCGATACCAAAGTTTTTTAACACTTTCGGCTTACGAAGGTCCATCTCCAGAATAACCGTTCTACGGCGTAGAGCAGCCAACGATACAGCGATGTTAGTACCTACAAAGCTCTTACCTTCTTTTGCAACGCTGGAGGTGAACAAAGTAACCCTACCACGCTGATCATGATCTTCACTAACCGAACTTCCTACAAAGCTTCCCTGATGCAAATTAAGCTTAATAGCTGATGGGCTCAACTGCCGGTTTTGATGCAGGTAATATAAGTTAGTACGCAAGGTTCTGAACTGTTCGCCAATCAGGTTATGCCTGTCATTTACTACAATAGAGTTTTTTCCTAAGTTTTCGTAAGTAATTTCACCAACTACAGGTACTTCAATTGATGTTTCGATATCACGGCGACTGGTAATGCTTCCATTAAAGGTATGCCTGAAAAAGATAATCAGGAAAGGCAATCCGATACCGGCCAGCAGCGCAATAGCTGATACTAATGCCGGCCGAGGCCACTGAATGTCGCCAATGCTGGCCTCATCAACAATACGGGCATCAGTAACAGTAGCTGCATAGCTTAGAGACAGGTCATCACGTTTTTTCAGAAGGTACACATAAGAATTCTCTTTTAACTCTTGCTGACGTTTCATGTCGCCGATCTGACGGTCCTGATTAGGCAGATCCTGTAACGAAGACTGCGTTTTAGAGCTTACCACCTGCATCTGACGTTTAGAACTTAGCAAAGACGATTTTACACCTCTGATAACTTCTTTAATAGATGCTTTGGTTAAAGCGATTTGTTCGTTAATAGGCTTAAATATGGGGTTAGCTTCAGGTGTAGTACCTAAAA harbors:
- a CDS encoding O-antigen ligase family protein: MADKLIFILPGITLLLFFANIFFRGNNVQSCMLFVLAFLPLMDLKVTKEAWGGFKTFDIICLYCLIFLLKEFIMVNLNTHNNFYFFLFLVIVIILLIGGLASEFPAKTYFNVIRMLPIFIFGRFLLTEFYKDDRFYIKAINALKISYVVALSVLFIQTIVGLRFTFYPVLGPNTIDPVFHTVRYPGVFFDSQASGQFLAMGSFLFLFLEKDTTKKMAMLNYLVFALAIAGILLAGSRAALAGFGLGLVLVIMIGSGQYRVYGITIITIGAIAYLVLSPKSGIFERASRINDDYSYRASIWRDALNIAKKHPMLGIGWNNYQNYIMRHDQDQYLELENQELLYFTQPENGYLKILVELGYIGFAAFALYLVVPVVKGLIYFFTNLYDRRVVLLIAVLLSWMVPFYSVYSITDYRLLIMVTCMIVLIVAYPQKDYNESASA
- a CDS encoding polysaccharide biosynthesis tyrosine autokinase, with protein sequence MDTKNNFVDLGAVLKRYLYHWPLFVLGLLIAGGIAYTYLNVTNPVYEVSATILVKDEKKSPEEKAALPELEQTTSPKNAEAEIEIVRSKKLINQVVDKYQLWASYKTKQGLKTTDLYESTPVKFVMVQKTGTPQKQKIEVTIKSKTQFEVENLSGQKQAVNFNTDYKSAFGTWKLVPTDFIDQYVGSKINIEVNDPLIATNNYVKMLDAHLLDKQAPTIGLFVEDEVPKRGQDFLNGLIAAYNNAAMVEQKRVTKNMIDFLDKRLASLSGELSHAESKVQGYRSSQGLADINSQAKAYIENSQSNDARLNDVNVQLNVINGIEQYVNSASGNPPSTMGISDPTLTKQVEKLVDLQLKRTELLGTTPEANPIFKPINEQIALTKASIKEVIRGVKSSLLSSKRQMQVVSSKTQSSLQDLPNQDRQIGDMKRQQELKENSYVYLLKKRDDLSLSYAATVTDARIVDEASIGDIQWPRPALVSAIALLAGIGLPFLIIFFRHTFNGSITSRRDIETSIEVPVVGEITYENLGKNSIVVNDRHNLIGEQFRTLRTNLYYLHQNRQLSPSAIKLNLHQGSFVGSSVSEDHDQRGRVTLFTSSVAKEGKSFVGTNIAVSLAALRRRTVILEMDLRKPKVLKNFGIEPGRPGITEYLQGRISSLDSIIQPSGIENLDIIACGEISTEPSELLEGDRLAELISELRDRYDDVIIDTPPLHLVTDSMIIGKQADICLYMVRQGYTKKDELAFIQEISEGDKLPNINIVFNGIRKDKYGYGYSYDNSYYSEKKKVGFDVKLKRFLTRF